Proteins from a single region of Festucalex cinctus isolate MCC-2025b chromosome 19, RoL_Fcin_1.0, whole genome shotgun sequence:
- the fam221a gene encoding protein FAM221A isoform X1, which yields MDLTFLDRSALKMVDEYCEYRRIVGDDDGGILFTPEQYEEYKRKMVPQRMKNRLYVSCGVPGGIDCVLIGPETRCFCSHGCYKQHKTDFEIIPSERPLLLPCRVPGCLCSAYEYLPHIQAVPVRCRCKHLPQDHTEGGGHLCKKFSFSGDCSGFKSPYRCGCGQPTFNHQTLVETKSEREARGRPVGEDVPYAAMGGLTEFTSLFDGYTALEASGLLDKSEDDSQ from the exons atggacCTTACATTCTTGGACAGATCAGCTTTAAAAATGGTGGATGAGTATTGCGAGTACAGACG GATTGTGGGTGATGATGACGGAGGCATATTGTTTACTCCGGAGCAATATGAGGAGTACAAGAGGAAAATGGTCCCACAGCGAATGAAAAACAGACTCTACGTGAGCTGTGGCGTACCTGGAGGCATCGACTGCGTCCTAATTGGGCCAGAGACGCGATGCTTCTGTTCACATGGGTG ctacaAGCAACATAAGACGGACTTTGAGATCATTCCTTCTGAGAGACCTTTACTCCTACCATGCCGGGTGCCGGGCTGTCTTTGTTCTGCCTACGAGTACCTTCCTCACATCCAGGCAGTGCCCGTCCGCTGCCGGTGTAAACATTTACCTCAAGATCACACCGAAGGTGGCGGACATTTGTGCAAAAAGT tttccttttCAGGTGACTGTTCTGGGTTCAAGAGTCCGTACAGATGTGGATGTGGCCAGCCCACTTTCAACCACCAGACCTTG GTTGAGACGAAGTCCGAGAGGGAGGCACGGGGTCGCCCGGTGGGAGAAGATGTCCCTTATGCTGCGATGGGTGGTCTGACGGAGTTTACCTCTTTGTTCGATGGTTACACTGCTTTGGAGGCCAGTGGACTGC TTGATAAGTCAGAAGATGACAGCCAGTAA
- the fam221a gene encoding protein FAM221A isoform X3, with translation MDLTFLDRSALKMVDEYCEYRRIVGDDDGGILFTPEQYEEYKRKMVPQRMKNRLYVSCGVPGGIDCVLIGPETRCFCSHGCYKQHKTDFEIIPSERPLLLPCRVPGCLCSAYEYLPHIQAVPVRCRCKHLPQDHTEGGGHLCKKCDCSGFKSPYRCGCGQPTFNHQTLVETKSEREARGRPVGEDVPYAAMGGLTEFTSLFDGYTALEASGLLDKSEDDSQ, from the exons atggacCTTACATTCTTGGACAGATCAGCTTTAAAAATGGTGGATGAGTATTGCGAGTACAGACG GATTGTGGGTGATGATGACGGAGGCATATTGTTTACTCCGGAGCAATATGAGGAGTACAAGAGGAAAATGGTCCCACAGCGAATGAAAAACAGACTCTACGTGAGCTGTGGCGTACCTGGAGGCATCGACTGCGTCCTAATTGGGCCAGAGACGCGATGCTTCTGTTCACATGGGTG ctacaAGCAACATAAGACGGACTTTGAGATCATTCCTTCTGAGAGACCTTTACTCCTACCATGCCGGGTGCCGGGCTGTCTTTGTTCTGCCTACGAGTACCTTCCTCACATCCAGGCAGTGCCCGTCCGCTGCCGGTGTAAACATTTACCTCAAGATCACACCGAAGGTGGCGGACATTTGTGCAAAAAGT GTGACTGTTCTGGGTTCAAGAGTCCGTACAGATGTGGATGTGGCCAGCCCACTTTCAACCACCAGACCTTG GTTGAGACGAAGTCCGAGAGGGAGGCACGGGGTCGCCCGGTGGGAGAAGATGTCCCTTATGCTGCGATGGGTGGTCTGACGGAGTTTACCTCTTTGTTCGATGGTTACACTGCTTTGGAGGCCAGTGGACTGC TTGATAAGTCAGAAGATGACAGCCAGTAA
- the fam221a gene encoding protein FAM221A isoform X4 yields MDLTFLDRSALKMVDEYCEYRRIVGDDDGGILFTPEQYEEYKRKMVPQRMKNRLYVSCGVPGGIDCVLIGPETRCFCSHGYKQHKTDFEIIPSERPLLLPCRVPGCLCSAYEYLPHIQAVPVRCRCKHLPQDHTEGGGHLCKKCDCSGFKSPYRCGCGQPTFNHQTLVETKSEREARGRPVGEDVPYAAMGGLTEFTSLFDGYTALEASGLLDKSEDDSQ; encoded by the exons atggacCTTACATTCTTGGACAGATCAGCTTTAAAAATGGTGGATGAGTATTGCGAGTACAGACG GATTGTGGGTGATGATGACGGAGGCATATTGTTTACTCCGGAGCAATATGAGGAGTACAAGAGGAAAATGGTCCCACAGCGAATGAAAAACAGACTCTACGTGAGCTGTGGCGTACCTGGAGGCATCGACTGCGTCCTAATTGGGCCAGAGACGCGATGCTTCTGTTCACATGG ctacaAGCAACATAAGACGGACTTTGAGATCATTCCTTCTGAGAGACCTTTACTCCTACCATGCCGGGTGCCGGGCTGTCTTTGTTCTGCCTACGAGTACCTTCCTCACATCCAGGCAGTGCCCGTCCGCTGCCGGTGTAAACATTTACCTCAAGATCACACCGAAGGTGGCGGACATTTGTGCAAAAAGT GTGACTGTTCTGGGTTCAAGAGTCCGTACAGATGTGGATGTGGCCAGCCCACTTTCAACCACCAGACCTTG GTTGAGACGAAGTCCGAGAGGGAGGCACGGGGTCGCCCGGTGGGAGAAGATGTCCCTTATGCTGCGATGGGTGGTCTGACGGAGTTTACCTCTTTGTTCGATGGTTACACTGCTTTGGAGGCCAGTGGACTGC TTGATAAGTCAGAAGATGACAGCCAGTAA
- the fam221a gene encoding protein FAM221A isoform X2 has translation MDLTFLDRSALKMVDEYCEYRRIVGDDDGGILFTPEQYEEYKRKMVPQRMKNRLYVSCGVPGGIDCVLIGPETRCFCSHGYKQHKTDFEIIPSERPLLLPCRVPGCLCSAYEYLPHIQAVPVRCRCKHLPQDHTEGGGHLCKKFSFSGDCSGFKSPYRCGCGQPTFNHQTLVETKSEREARGRPVGEDVPYAAMGGLTEFTSLFDGYTALEASGLLDKSEDDSQ, from the exons atggacCTTACATTCTTGGACAGATCAGCTTTAAAAATGGTGGATGAGTATTGCGAGTACAGACG GATTGTGGGTGATGATGACGGAGGCATATTGTTTACTCCGGAGCAATATGAGGAGTACAAGAGGAAAATGGTCCCACAGCGAATGAAAAACAGACTCTACGTGAGCTGTGGCGTACCTGGAGGCATCGACTGCGTCCTAATTGGGCCAGAGACGCGATGCTTCTGTTCACATGG ctacaAGCAACATAAGACGGACTTTGAGATCATTCCTTCTGAGAGACCTTTACTCCTACCATGCCGGGTGCCGGGCTGTCTTTGTTCTGCCTACGAGTACCTTCCTCACATCCAGGCAGTGCCCGTCCGCTGCCGGTGTAAACATTTACCTCAAGATCACACCGAAGGTGGCGGACATTTGTGCAAAAAGT tttccttttCAGGTGACTGTTCTGGGTTCAAGAGTCCGTACAGATGTGGATGTGGCCAGCCCACTTTCAACCACCAGACCTTG GTTGAGACGAAGTCCGAGAGGGAGGCACGGGGTCGCCCGGTGGGAGAAGATGTCCCTTATGCTGCGATGGGTGGTCTGACGGAGTTTACCTCTTTGTTCGATGGTTACACTGCTTTGGAGGCCAGTGGACTGC TTGATAAGTCAGAAGATGACAGCCAGTAA